Proteins from a genomic interval of Candidatus Nanosynbacter sp. HMT-352:
- the tsf gene encoding translation elongation factor Ts has product MGVSVDDIKKLRELTGVGLTDAKKALVEAEGDFDKALEAMRKKGLTKAEKKGDREAREGLIEGYVHSGRIGVIVEVNCETDFVARLDDFKTLAHEIAMQIAAMSPKYVSEADIPAEEMERVKAELMASESLASKPEEMREKIVEGQLKKHFAEQVLMSQAYILDDSKTVEQHIKEAIAKLGENIVIRQFKRIELGVSE; this is encoded by the coding sequence ATGGGCGTTTCTGTAGACGATATTAAAAAATTACGCGAATTGACCGGCGTAGGCTTGACTGACGCTAAGAAAGCTTTGGTTGAGGCTGAGGGCGATTTCGATAAAGCTTTGGAAGCTATGCGCAAAAAGGGCTTGACGAAAGCTGAAAAGAAAGGTGATCGTGAAGCTCGTGAAGGTTTGATCGAAGGTTATGTTCACTCTGGCCGAATCGGCGTTATCGTTGAGGTAAACTGCGAAACTGATTTTGTGGCTCGACTTGACGACTTTAAGACGTTGGCGCACGAAATTGCTATGCAAATTGCAGCGATGAGCCCAAAATATGTTTCTGAGGCTGACATTCCAGCAGAGGAGATGGAGCGCGTTAAAGCTGAGCTTATGGCGAGCGAATCTTTGGCAAGCAAGCCTGAAGAAATGCGCGAGAAGATCGTTGAAGGTCAATTGAAGAAGCATTTTGCTGAGCAGGTTCTTATGAGCCAGGCTTACATTTTGGACGATTCTAAGACCGTTGAGCAACACATTAAGGAAGCTATCGCTAAATTGGGCGAAAACATCGTTATTCGTCAATTCAAGCGAATTGAGCTGGGTGTAAGCGAATAG
- the rpsB gene encoding 30S ribosomal protein S2, whose translation MSVKVDIKALLESGVHFGHKTSRWHPKMAPYIHSKRQDSHIIDLTKTVEALDKALPELTKIAASGRKVLFVGTKKQAKDVVREAAEKINQPYVVERWIGGMLTNGSTIAQQIKKLKNLEKRMASGDLEKRYNKLEVQRFQEEIDSLNMKYGGIKDLMGKPGAVVVVDALTDANAVREAQTLGVPVFAIVDTNVNPTGIDYVIPGNDDAVKGIQLLLDYFTAAVAEGAGSVKAEEKPAKKEEK comes from the coding sequence ATGTCTGTAAAGGTAGACATTAAGGCTTTGCTGGAGTCAGGTGTTCATTTTGGACACAAAACCAGCCGCTGGCACCCAAAGATGGCGCCATATATTCACAGTAAGCGTCAGGATAGTCACATTATTGACTTGACTAAGACTGTTGAAGCTTTGGACAAGGCTTTGCCAGAATTGACAAAAATCGCTGCATCAGGCCGCAAGGTTCTGTTTGTTGGCACCAAAAAACAAGCCAAAGACGTTGTTCGTGAAGCAGCTGAAAAAATCAACCAGCCATACGTAGTTGAGCGCTGGATTGGTGGTATGTTGACTAACGGTTCAACTATTGCTCAGCAAATTAAGAAGTTGAAGAATCTTGAAAAGCGAATGGCTTCAGGTGACTTGGAAAAGCGTTATAACAAGCTTGAAGTGCAGCGTTTCCAGGAGGAAATCGACAGCTTGAATATGAAATATGGCGGCATTAAGGATTTGATGGGCAAGCCAGGCGCTGTTGTTGTAGTTGACGCATTGACCGACGCAAATGCAGTTCGCGAGGCTCAAACTTTGGGCGTGCCAGTATTTGCAATTGTTGACACTAACGTTAACCCAACAGGAATTGATTACGTAATTCCAGGTAATGACGACGCTGTTAAGGGTATTCAATTGCTATTAGACTACTTCACTGCAGCTGTTGCTGAAGGCGCAGGTAGCGTAAAGGCTGAAGAAAAACCAGCTAAAAAAGAGGAGAAATAG